A genome region from Triticum aestivum cultivar Chinese Spring chromosome 2B, IWGSC CS RefSeq v2.1, whole genome shotgun sequence includes the following:
- the LOC123040005 gene encoding tyrosine N-monooxygenase-like, producing MNLGTLVIMVTLLVYFVLKNIRVLLSQQQRGRRGRLPPGPVTLPIIGNMHQLILNKPAVFRWIHGLLKEMKTDIMCLRLGATHVIVVACPQIVCEVLRTKDEVFASRPTTFASGLFSFGYKGSIFSPQGEQWKKMRRVLTVQILASSMEGKLHHLRKEEYDHLVRYFSDLPASSASWPGHDEVAHVAALFTVLNHLYIFCMSDYFPTLIGLDLDGHEKVSKDAMQTTNRLHDPIIEERIRERSSTLEKFGEKKEARDFLDVLVHLKDAEGQPMLSLEEIRAQTAEMMFAAVDNPSNAVEWALAEMMNMPEIMQKATEELDAVVGKDRLVQESDIPQLNYLKSCIREAFRLHPYHALNAPHVAMADTTIAGYTIPKDSHILLSWLGLGRNPKIWTEPLEFQPERHLNTANVLLIDPGLRFISFSSGRRGCPGISLGTSMTMMLFARMLQGFTWTKLPGVKSISLQERNAGVALAEPLVLQATPRLAAHLYI from the exons ATGAATCTTGGTACTCTTGTTATCATGGTGACTTTGCTGGTGTATTTTGTCTTGAAGAATATAAGAGTGCTACTGTCCCAGCAGCAACGTGGGCGACGAGGCAGGCTGCCCCCGGGGCCTGTCACGCTGCCCATCATCGGTAACATGCACCAGCTGATTCTGAACAAGCCAGCAGTATTCCGGTGGATCCATGGCCTGCTCAAGGAGATGAAAACAGACATCATGTGCCTCCGTCTTGGGGCTACTCATGTCATTGTGGTGGCATGCCCACAGATAGTCTGTGAGGTACTGCGAACAAAAGATGAAGTTTTCGCCTCCCGTCCCACCACCTTCGCCTCAGGCTTATTCAGCTTCGGGTACAAGGGCTCCATCTTCTCACCACAAGGAGAGCAGTGGAAGAAGATGAGGCGTGTCCTCACCGTTCAGATCCTCGCCTCGTCCATGGAGGGAAAGCTCCACCACCTCCGGAAAGAGGAGTACGACCACCTTGTGAG ATACTTCAGTGACCTACCAGCTTCATCCGCTAGTTGGCCTGGACATGATGAGGTGGCACATGTTGCCGCTCTCTTCACGGTCCTCAACCATCTCTACATCTTTTGCATGTCCGACTACTTCCCAACCCTCATAGGCCTCGACCTGGATGGCCATGAAAAGGTTTCCAAGGATGCCATGCAAACAACTAACCGGTTGCATGATCCTATTATAGAGGAGCGAATCCGCGAAAGGTCATCCACTCTTGAGAAATTTGGTGAAAAGAAAGAGGCCAGAGACTTTCTGGACGTCCTGGTTCATCTTAAAGATGCAGAGGGACAACCAATGCTTTCCCTAGAAGAGATTAGAGCACAAACAGCG GAAATGATGTTTGCAGCAGTCGATAACCCATCTAATGCGGTTGAGTGGGCACTTGCTGAGATGATGAACATGCCAGAGATCATGCAGAAAGCAACAGAGGAACTCGATGCTGTCGTCGGTAAAGATAGACTGGTGCAGGAGTCTGACATTCCTCAGCTAAACTATCTCAAATCGTGCATCCGGGAGGCCTTCCGCTTACACCCATACCATGCTCTTAACGCACCCCATGTCGCCATGGCAGACACAACTATTGCTGGCTACACCATCCCCAAGGATAGCCACATACTTTTAAGCTGGCTTGGACTTGGCCGCAATCCCAAGATCTGGACTGAACCACTGGAGTTTCAGCCTGAGAGGCATTTGAACACTGCGAATGTACTTCTCATTGATCCAGGCCTACGTTTCATTTCATTTAGCAGTGGGAGGAGGGGTTGTCCTGGGATTTCACTTGGTACCTCTATGACAATGATGTTGTTCGCAAGGATGTTGCAGGGATTCACTTGGACAAAGCTTCCCGGCGTTAAGAGTATCAGTCTCCAAGAACGCAATGCGGGTGTTGCACTAGCTGAGCCCCTTGTTCTGCAAGCTACACCGCGATTGGCTGCACATCTCTATATATGA